One Natronomonas moolapensis 8.8.11 genomic region harbors:
- a CDS encoding translation initiation factor IF-2 subunit gamma, with product MTQKHRQPEVNIGLVGHVDHGKTTLVESLSGEWTDQHSEEMKRGISIRLGYADATFRECPGLDAPERYTVEETCPDGSESEHLRTVSFVDAPGHETLMATMLSGAAIMDGAVLVVAANEPVPRAQTEEHLMALDIIGIENIVIAQNKIDLVDREQAVENHEQIRSFVEGTVAESAPIVPISAQRDVNVDLLIETIEEEIPTPERDPDADARMQVARSFDINRPGTTHEDLVGGVIGGSLTQGRLEADEGIEIKPGREVEEGGQSEYRPVETTVRSLQAGGEFVDSVSPGGLLGVGTGLDPSLTKGDALAGQVAGPPGSLPPTRESFVMDVELLERVVGEDADEIEPISTGEPLMLTVGTATTVGSVTSARDEECEVRLKRPVCAPGGAKIAINRRVGARWRLIGVGTLR from the coding sequence ATGACGCAGAAACACCGACAACCGGAGGTGAACATCGGACTGGTCGGCCACGTCGACCACGGGAAGACGACGCTCGTCGAGTCGCTCTCCGGTGAGTGGACGGACCAGCACTCCGAGGAGATGAAACGCGGCATCTCCATCCGCCTCGGCTACGCAGACGCCACGTTCCGGGAGTGTCCGGGCCTCGACGCGCCCGAGCGATACACGGTCGAGGAGACCTGTCCGGACGGCTCCGAGAGCGAGCACCTCCGGACGGTGTCGTTCGTCGACGCGCCGGGCCACGAGACGCTGATGGCGACGATGCTCTCGGGTGCGGCGATCATGGACGGCGCGGTGTTGGTCGTCGCGGCCAACGAGCCTGTCCCGCGCGCACAGACCGAAGAGCACCTGATGGCGCTGGACATCATCGGCATCGAGAACATCGTTATCGCCCAGAACAAGATCGACCTCGTCGACCGCGAGCAGGCGGTCGAGAATCACGAACAGATCCGGTCGTTCGTCGAGGGGACCGTCGCCGAGTCAGCTCCGATCGTGCCGATCTCCGCCCAGCGCGACGTCAATGTCGATCTGTTGATCGAGACGATCGAGGAGGAGATCCCGACGCCGGAGCGCGACCCCGACGCCGACGCCCGGATGCAGGTCGCCCGGTCGTTCGATATCAACCGCCCGGGGACGACCCACGAGGACCTCGTCGGCGGCGTCATCGGTGGCTCGCTCACGCAGGGGCGCCTGGAGGCCGACGAGGGGATCGAAATCAAACCCGGCCGCGAGGTCGAGGAGGGCGGGCAATCGGAGTACCGCCCCGTCGAGACGACCGTCCGGTCGCTGCAGGCTGGCGGCGAGTTCGTCGATTCGGTCTCGCCGGGTGGGCTGCTCGGCGTCGGCACGGGGCTCGACCCATCGCTCACGAAGGGCGACGCGTTGGCCGGGCAGGTCGCGGGGCCGCCGGGGTCGCTGCCGCCGACGCGGGAGTCGTTCGTGATGGACGTCGAGTTGCTCGAGCGCGTCGTCGGCGAGGACGCCGACGAGATCGAGCCGATAAGCACCGGCGAGCCGCTGATGCTCACGGTCGGGACGGCGACGACGGTCGGTTCGGTCACGAGTGCCCGCGACGAGGAGTGCGAGGTCCGACTGAAACGCCCCGTCTGTGCCCCCGGAGGCGCGAAGATAGCGATCAACCGCCGCGTCGGCGCGCGCTGGCGGCTCATCGGGGTCGGAACGCTGCGGTGA
- a CDS encoding DUF7090 family protein: MDYDLAIENAPATIPGGTGVLLIHPSTGETDRIDTDFLKTDTDRILVISTRTTAREVQQKLEYYDVDETKADILDTLSVERGYSRRSSEHVSYVSSPDDLAGITETTRRFLEDNDGKRRISLDSVTELAYYADDERAIETVEELLALLEEYDAVGLFHLSEEVHDEADVEAFKSLFDGIVYLDADGSVESDF, encoded by the coding sequence ATGGACTACGACCTCGCTATCGAGAACGCGCCGGCGACGATTCCCGGCGGCACGGGCGTCCTGTTGATCCACCCGAGCACCGGTGAAACCGACCGAATCGACACGGACTTTTTGAAGACCGACACCGACCGAATCCTGGTGATTTCGACGCGGACGACCGCCCGCGAGGTACAACAGAAACTGGAGTACTACGACGTCGACGAGACGAAGGCAGACATCCTCGATACGCTGTCCGTCGAGCGGGGCTACTCGCGCCGTTCCTCCGAGCACGTCTCCTACGTCTCCTCACCCGACGACTTGGCGGGCATCACCGAGACGACTCGGCGGTTCCTCGAGGACAACGACGGCAAACGACGGATCAGCCTCGATTCGGTGACGGAGTTGGCCTACTACGCCGACGACGAGCGCGCCATCGAGACGGTCGAGGAGCTGCTCGCGTTGCTCGAAGAGTACGACGCCGTCGGGTTGTTCCACCTCTCGGAGGAAGTCCACGACGAGGCCGACGTCGAGGCGTTCAAGTCACTCTTCGACGGGATCGTCTACCTCGACGCCGACGGCAGCGTCGAGAGCGACTTCTGA
- a CDS encoding acyltransferase codes for MTKRHVDVPAPVRASIDETIEYVDERLSGPDTADAVGELLADLFGDREAYDRYRSGESLPPMTRMRVRSYDPRNALIETEHWAEQELSALREAKCIRYLWNGFDRSPLSNDLAFALPFRQTLANHLFAEAGEGLRLFGGIKIQCGHNIEMGDDVVVHNDVLLDDRGRLSIGDRVSIADRSHVHTHAHDTVDQTDVTTYETILGEDVRLGYGSMISAGCRIGENAMVGSGATTLGDVPAHHIAAGSPAKSVKIKPGWEDVADDLGPLVDNRERRRLPDEFPEPFEEFDEFGRNLSPPGES; via the coding sequence ATGACCAAACGGCACGTCGACGTACCGGCGCCGGTCCGGGCGTCGATCGACGAGACCATCGAGTACGTCGACGAGCGGCTCTCCGGGCCCGACACCGCCGACGCGGTCGGGGAGCTCCTCGCCGATCTCTTCGGGGACCGGGAGGCATACGACCGCTATCGGTCGGGCGAGTCGCTGCCCCCGATGACGCGGATGCGGGTCCGGAGCTACGACCCCCGGAACGCGCTCATCGAGACCGAACACTGGGCCGAGCAGGAGCTCTCAGCGCTCCGGGAGGCCAAGTGCATCCGGTATCTCTGGAACGGCTTCGACCGCTCGCCGCTGTCGAACGACCTCGCGTTCGCGCTCCCGTTCCGGCAGACCCTCGCGAATCACCTCTTCGCCGAGGCGGGCGAGGGGCTTCGGCTGTTCGGCGGGATCAAGATCCAGTGCGGGCACAACATCGAGATGGGCGACGACGTCGTCGTCCACAACGACGTTCTGTTGGACGACCGTGGTCGGTTGTCGATCGGCGACCGCGTCTCGATCGCCGACCGGAGCCACGTTCACACCCATGCCCACGACACCGTCGACCAGACGGACGTGACGACCTACGAGACGATCCTCGGCGAAGACGTCCGGCTCGGCTACGGCTCGATGATCAGCGCCGGCTGTCGGATCGGCGAGAACGCGATGGTCGGGTCGGGCGCGACCACACTCGGCGACGTGCCGGCCCACCACATTGCGGCCGGCTCGCCCGCGAAAAGCGTCAAGATCAAACCCGGATGGGAGGACGTCGCCGACGACCTCGGCCCGCTCGTCGACAATCGCGAGCGCCGACGGCTGCCCGATGAGTTTCCCGAGCCCTTCGAGGAGTTCGACGAGTTCGGCCGGAACCTCTCGCCGCCCGGCGAGAGCTGA
- a CDS encoding carotenoid oxygenase family protein, which yields MTEQPAPGPGFRSLESEYDDYRPTVEGSIPEWLSGTLVRNGPGRFEAGDSRVNHWFDGLAMLRRYAFDDGEVRYSNRFLRTDAYADAAEGRLTGQFGTDTRGWRRFLETVASFGLPEPTDNANVHVARIDGEYVALTEAPRRVAFDPETLATRGEFSFEDGVTEHLTAAHLVDDPHREEVVGFATQFGMPPQYHVYRVPKGSRRRELIASIEADGPAYIHDCSVTADHVLLVESPLELSVLRALNPFSDGAIDLLKWNPDRPTRVLVVDRDSGDLLADPTVEAAFTFHHVNAYLDDGIVLDLVEFPDADIVDSLSLAALDGVGFPDVPDGRLVRYRIDPVTNAVDRTRLYDGGIELPRSVRSRVGRRHRYAYGQATDREGANGLVKVDCASGTAREWWERSVYVEEPIPIQRPDGDAEDDGVVVATALDVDRERTALLIFDAATLDVEARAWLPHAEPFGFHGRYFPDV from the coding sequence ATGACGGAGCAGCCAGCCCCCGGCCCGGGGTTCAGATCGCTCGAGTCCGAGTACGACGACTACCGCCCGACAGTCGAGGGGTCGATCCCCGAGTGGCTCTCGGGGACGCTCGTCCGGAACGGTCCCGGGCGCTTCGAGGCCGGCGACAGCCGCGTCAACCACTGGTTCGACGGGCTGGCGATGCTGCGCCGGTACGCCTTCGACGACGGCGAGGTGCGCTACTCGAATCGCTTCCTGCGCACCGACGCCTACGCCGACGCGGCCGAGGGGCGACTCACCGGGCAGTTCGGCACCGACACGCGGGGCTGGCGACGGTTCCTCGAGACCGTCGCCTCGTTCGGGCTCCCGGAGCCGACCGACAACGCGAACGTCCACGTCGCTCGGATCGACGGCGAGTACGTCGCGCTGACCGAGGCTCCGCGGCGGGTCGCCTTCGACCCGGAGACGCTGGCGACGCGCGGCGAGTTCAGCTTCGAGGACGGCGTGACGGAACACCTCACCGCCGCCCACCTCGTCGACGATCCCCACCGCGAGGAGGTGGTCGGCTTCGCCACCCAGTTCGGGATGCCGCCGCAGTATCACGTCTATCGGGTCCCCAAGGGGAGCCGCCGCCGCGAGTTGATCGCCTCTATCGAGGCCGACGGTCCCGCCTACATCCACGACTGCAGCGTCACCGCCGACCACGTCCTCCTCGTCGAGTCGCCGCTGGAACTGTCGGTCCTCCGGGCGCTGAATCCCTTTTCCGACGGCGCGATCGACTTGCTCAAGTGGAATCCGGACCGGCCGACACGGGTGCTCGTCGTCGACCGGGACAGCGGCGACCTCCTCGCCGATCCGACGGTGGAGGCCGCGTTCACCTTCCATCACGTCAACGCATACCTCGACGACGGGATCGTCCTCGATCTCGTGGAGTTTCCGGACGCCGACATCGTCGATTCGCTCTCGTTGGCTGCCCTCGACGGCGTCGGCTTCCCCGACGTACCCGACGGTCGGCTCGTGCGGTATCGGATCGATCCGGTCACGAACGCCGTCGACCGCACCCGCCTGTACGACGGCGGGATCGAACTTCCCAGGAGCGTGCGATCCCGCGTCGGGCGGCGGCACCGCTACGCCTACGGGCAGGCGACCGACCGCGAGGGGGCCAACGGCCTCGTGAAGGTCGACTGCGCCTCGGGGACCGCCCGGGAATGGTGGGAGCGGTCGGTGTACGTCGAGGAACCGATCCCGATCCAGCGTCCGGACGGAGACGCGGAGGACGACGGCGTGGTGGTGGCGACGGCGCTAGACGTCGACCGCGAACGGACGGCGCTTTTGATCTTCGACGCGGCGACACTCGACGTCGAGGCGCGGGCATGGCTCCCCCACGCCGAGCCGTTCGGGTTCCACGGACGGTACTTTCCGGACGTATAA
- a CDS encoding tetratricopeptide repeat protein, whose protein sequence is MSDEEPSDHEFSGGQGFDDPYEGFDLDPPELDVDPGMVDPVDSRVVADTLDRRQVPTEAVDAEELLEVGIEYMRIKRFEQATDALERAAQFADGDGITQEAWTNKGAAHAEMGEFQAAIDAYREALRVDSDSEHAASAETNLAYALWQDGQSEQALEHAERAVELDPRFPQGWYNRGFFLLERGLAEDAVSCFDNAVRLGYRNADVLEEKARALEELGEDERAEELAEEAEELRGAAEEQLVEDRG, encoded by the coding sequence ATGAGTGACGAAGAGCCATCGGACCACGAGTTCTCCGGGGGCCAGGGCTTCGACGACCCCTATGAGGGGTTCGACCTCGACCCGCCCGAGCTCGACGTCGATCCGGGAATGGTCGACCCGGTCGACTCCCGCGTCGTCGCCGACACGCTCGATCGCCGCCAGGTCCCGACCGAGGCGGTCGACGCCGAGGAACTGCTCGAGGTCGGCATCGAGTATATGCGGATCAAGCGCTTCGAGCAGGCGACGGACGCCCTAGAGCGGGCCGCACAGTTCGCCGACGGCGACGGGATCACACAGGAGGCCTGGACCAACAAGGGGGCGGCCCACGCCGAGATGGGGGAGTTCCAGGCCGCCATCGACGCCTATCGCGAGGCTCTGCGGGTCGACAGCGACTCCGAACACGCCGCGAGCGCCGAGACGAATCTCGCGTACGCGCTGTGGCAAGACGGCCAAAGTGAGCAGGCGCTCGAACACGCCGAGCGAGCGGTCGAACTCGACCCCCGATTCCCACAGGGGTGGTACAACCGCGGGTTCTTCTTGCTCGAACGCGGTCTCGCCGAGGACGCGGTCTCCTGTTTCGACAACGCGGTCCGACTCGGCTACCGCAACGCGGACGTCTTAGAAGAGAAGGCCCGCGCCCTGGAGGAACTCGGCGAGGACGAACGCGCCGAGGAACTCGCCGAGGAGGCCGAAGAGCTGCGCGGGGCGGCCGAAGAGCAGCTCGTCGAAGACCGCGGATGA
- a CDS encoding DUF424 domain-containing protein produces the protein MLLCERSTPEGLLVSVCDADILGETFEDGSLSLTVDPEFYDGEAATESEVAASLASASVANLVGTETVGAAIEAGFVDEANVLELEGTLHAQYLRM, from the coding sequence ATGCTCCTCTGCGAACGTTCGACTCCGGAGGGGCTGTTAGTCTCCGTCTGTGACGCCGACATCCTGGGTGAGACGTTCGAGGACGGCTCGCTCTCGTTGACGGTCGATCCGGAGTTCTACGACGGCGAGGCGGCGACGGAGTCGGAGGTCGCAGCGAGCCTCGCGTCGGCGTCGGTCGCGAACCTCGTCGGCACCGAGACCGTGGGGGCGGCGATCGAGGCGGGCTTCGTCGACGAGGCGAACGTCCTCGAACTCGAGGGGACCCTGCACGCGCAGTACCTCCGGATGTGA
- a CDS encoding S49 family peptidase gives MSSNRFDSPLTPRRQLVVVVVAAALIGAVFAPIVYANANEPSGTVAVVEIEGPVNTALADDVENELAEVRNNGSVEAVVLKMDTGGGAPVASERMYKAVQRTSQQMPVIASVQAISASGGYYAMAPADDIYVLPTSTVGSIGLNAPAPRTTPPVQGPSGPDKAGGNEIQGWARQQTLADTFINAMMAERGDRFELSREEVAHADVYLGTKAVQNGFADEIGSLNEAIHEAATRAGISNYSVDTRETGPDGGLPFLVRTDRQVVAIHSNDPGYADVEPMGIAYVHWESVPHVDTIERFSEDSLPVEGTANAGAGGANATDDIAAARGGERS, from the coding sequence ATGTCTTCCAACCGATTCGACAGCCCTCTCACGCCGCGGCGACAACTCGTCGTGGTCGTGGTCGCTGCCGCGTTGATCGGAGCCGTGTTCGCTCCGATCGTTTACGCGAACGCGAACGAACCCAGCGGCACGGTCGCCGTCGTCGAAATCGAGGGGCCGGTCAACACCGCCCTCGCGGACGACGTCGAGAACGAACTCGCGGAGGTACGCAACAACGGCTCCGTCGAAGCCGTCGTGCTCAAGATGGACACCGGCGGCGGTGCGCCGGTCGCCTCCGAGCGGATGTACAAGGCCGTCCAGCGAACGAGCCAACAGATGCCGGTGATCGCGAGTGTCCAGGCGATCAGCGCCTCCGGGGGCTACTACGCGATGGCCCCCGCCGACGACATCTACGTGTTGCCGACCTCGACGGTCGGCTCTATCGGGCTGAACGCCCCGGCTCCGCGGACGACCCCACCGGTACAGGGTCCGAGCGGTCCCGACAAGGCCGGCGGCAACGAGATCCAGGGGTGGGCCCGACAGCAGACGCTCGCGGACACGTTCATCAACGCGATGATGGCCGAGCGCGGCGACCGGTTCGAGCTCTCCCGCGAGGAGGTCGCCCACGCGGACGTCTATCTCGGCACCAAGGCGGTGCAGAACGGCTTCGCCGACGAGATCGGCTCGCTCAACGAAGCGATCCACGAGGCCGCCACGCGGGCCGGAATAAGCAACTACAGCGTCGACACGCGCGAAACCGGTCCCGACGGCGGGCTCCCCTTCCTCGTTCGGACCGACCGACAGGTCGTTGCGATCCACTCGAACGACCCCGGCTACGCCGACGTCGAGCCGATGGGTATCGCCTACGTCCACTGGGAGTCGGTCCCCCACGTCGACACGATCGAGCGCTTCTCGGAGGACTCCCTCCCCGTCGAGGGGACCGCAAACGCCGGGGCCGGTGGCGCGAACGCGACGGACGACATCGCCGCGGCCCGAGGGGGTGAGCGTTCGTGA
- a CDS encoding GAF domain-containing sensor histidine kinase: MDATDERVSVPRPIGAAAMSALGLALAAVHLNHIITGELPLSEMLFGGVFPLFLAAALAAGGPLLYRSRLDAAAITTTVAWGYIGGVALACVSLLVVAHQLAKGDPLHGSGYVVAVTATGGSLVGAVTGRYDALNRQKADYISSLQEATAALSGATTVDEVCSRAVEIANDVLEIPLTGIWLYDEDAEALRPATVADPAADAFETPPTYRPGNSLSWAAFESGEIKRYDDLSAHESRHNPDTIVCSEIVVPLGDVGVMNFGSTEPSRFDDLEETVAGLLGTATEAALVRADREQTLRTQRRRLERQNERLGEFTSVVSHDLRNPLSVAKGRIELAREDGDEAHLQAATDALDDMESLIDDLLDLAKQGRDVGETEPVSLAAVAEDAWKNIEVEGATLTMVDLTLEADADRLRQLLENLLRNAVVHAAPDPEIRVGPLPDEGFFVEDDGPGVPEADRERVFEVGYTDHDDGTGFGLPIVRRIADAHGWSVRLAEGSAGGVRFEFRFGGDRDESGDRPDRQRGGSRGFGAASGRRVGSVGRRLGRLPDDGTAGWR; the protein is encoded by the coding sequence ATGGACGCCACGGACGAGCGAGTGTCGGTCCCGAGGCCGATCGGGGCAGCCGCGATGAGCGCGCTGGGTCTCGCGCTCGCAGCGGTCCATCTCAACCACATCATAACGGGCGAGCTTCCGCTCTCGGAGATGCTCTTCGGCGGCGTGTTCCCGCTGTTTCTCGCGGCGGCGCTCGCAGCCGGTGGGCCGCTGCTTTACCGGAGCCGACTCGACGCGGCCGCGATCACCACGACGGTCGCGTGGGGCTATATCGGCGGAGTGGCGCTGGCCTGTGTCTCGCTGCTCGTCGTGGCCCACCAACTGGCCAAGGGCGATCCCCTCCACGGATCGGGATACGTCGTCGCTGTCACCGCCACCGGCGGCTCACTCGTCGGGGCTGTCACCGGTCGTTACGACGCGTTGAACCGACAGAAGGCCGACTACATCAGCTCGCTTCAGGAGGCGACCGCGGCGCTTTCCGGGGCGACGACCGTCGATGAGGTCTGTTCGCGCGCGGTGGAGATCGCCAACGATGTGTTGGAGATCCCGCTGACGGGCATCTGGCTCTACGACGAGGACGCCGAGGCGCTCCGGCCGGCCACGGTCGCCGACCCCGCGGCCGACGCCTTCGAGACGCCGCCGACGTATCGTCCGGGGAACAGCCTCTCGTGGGCCGCCTTCGAATCCGGCGAAATCAAGCGCTATGACGACCTCTCGGCGCACGAGTCCCGCCACAACCCGGACACAATCGTCTGTTCGGAGATCGTCGTCCCGCTCGGCGACGTCGGAGTAATGAACTTCGGCTCGACCGAGCCGAGCCGTTTCGACGACCTCGAGGAGACGGTCGCCGGGTTGCTCGGGACGGCTACCGAGGCCGCGCTGGTCCGGGCCGACCGCGAGCAGACGCTCCGAACGCAGCGGCGGCGACTCGAAAGACAGAACGAACGCCTCGGGGAGTTCACCTCCGTCGTCAGCCACGACCTCCGGAATCCGCTGTCGGTCGCGAAGGGCCGGATCGAACTCGCCCGCGAGGATGGCGACGAAGCGCACCTGCAGGCGGCGACCGACGCGCTCGACGATATGGAGTCGCTCATCGACGACCTCCTCGATCTCGCAAAACAGGGCCGGGATGTCGGCGAAACCGAGCCAGTCTCGCTGGCCGCAGTCGCCGAGGATGCCTGGAAAAACATCGAGGTCGAAGGGGCGACGCTCACGATGGTGGATCTCACGCTCGAGGCCGACGCCGACCGGCTGCGACAGCTCCTGGAGAACTTGCTGCGAAACGCCGTCGTACACGCCGCTCCCGACCCGGAGATCCGGGTCGGTCCGCTCCCCGACGAGGGCTTTTTCGTCGAGGACGACGGCCCCGGCGTCCCGGAGGCCGACCGCGAGCGGGTCTTCGAGGTCGGCTACACCGACCACGACGACGGGACCGGCTTCGGTCTCCCGATCGTCAGGCGGATCGCCGACGCCCACGGCTGGTCGGTGCGACTCGCCGAGGGCTCCGCGGGCGGTGTGCGTTTCGAGTTCCGATTCGGCGGGGACCGAGACGAAAGCGGGGACCGACCCGACCGACAACGGGGCGGGTCGCGGGGGTTCGGCGCGGCGTCAGGTCGCCGCGTCGGTTCCGTCGGCAGGCGTCTCGGGCGGCTCCCCGACGACGGGACCGCCGGCTGGCGGTGA
- a CDS encoding aminotransferase class V-fold PLP-dependent enzyme, whose amino-acid sequence MSKQAETLNVERIREDFPILEREFDGTQLVYLDNAATTHTPEPVVETITDYYRTYNANVHRGIHQLSQEASIAYEEAHDRVAEFIGASGGREEIVFTKNTTESMNLVAYAWGLNELGPGDEVVLTEMEHHASLVTWQQIAKRTGAECKYIPITDEGRLDMEAADELITDDTKMVSVVHVSNTLGTINPVSELADVAHDHGAYIFVDGAQSVPNRPVDVEAIDADFLAFSGHKMAGPTGIGVLYGKRHILEGMEPYLYGGEMILKVDFEDSTWNELPWKYEAGTPVICQGIALASACDYLDDIGMERIERHEAELAAYAYDRLREHDDVEVYGPPGDDRGGLVAFNLEGVHAHDLSSILNDSAVAVRAGDHCTQPLHDVLGATASARASFYIYNTRAEVDRLVEAVDDARQLFA is encoded by the coding sequence ATGAGTAAACAGGCCGAGACGCTCAATGTCGAGCGGATTCGAGAGGACTTCCCGATCCTCGAACGGGAGTTCGACGGTACCCAGCTCGTCTATCTCGACAACGCGGCCACGACCCACACCCCGGAGCCGGTCGTCGAGACGATCACCGACTACTACCGGACGTACAACGCAAACGTCCACCGCGGCATCCATCAACTGAGCCAGGAGGCCTCGATCGCCTACGAGGAGGCCCACGACCGCGTCGCCGAGTTCATCGGTGCCTCGGGTGGCCGCGAGGAGATCGTCTTCACGAAGAACACCACCGAATCGATGAACCTCGTCGCCTACGCGTGGGGCCTCAACGAACTCGGCCCCGGCGACGAGGTCGTGTTGACCGAGATGGAGCATCACGCCTCCCTCGTCACCTGGCAACAGATCGCGAAACGGACGGGCGCGGAATGTAAGTACATCCCCATCACCGACGAGGGGCGCCTCGACATGGAGGCGGCCGACGAGTTGATCACCGACGACACGAAGATGGTGTCAGTCGTCCACGTCTCGAACACGCTGGGGACGATCAACCCCGTCTCCGAGCTCGCCGACGTCGCCCACGACCACGGCGCGTACATCTTCGTCGACGGGGCCCAGTCGGTTCCGAACCGGCCCGTCGACGTCGAGGCGATCGACGCGGACTTTCTCGCCTTCTCGGGGCACAAAATGGCCGGGCCGACCGGGATCGGCGTCCTCTACGGGAAGCGTCACATCCTGGAGGGGATGGAGCCGTACCTCTACGGCGGGGAGATGATCCTGAAAGTCGACTTCGAGGACTCGACGTGGAACGAGTTGCCCTGGAAGTACGAGGCCGGCACGCCCGTCATCTGTCAGGGGATCGCCCTCGCTTCGGCCTGTGATTATCTCGACGACATCGGTATGGAACGGATCGAACGCCACGAGGCCGAGCTCGCCGCCTACGCCTACGATAGACTGCGCGAACACGACGACGTCGAGGTGTATGGCCCCCCCGGTGACGACCGCGGCGGGTTGGTCGCGTTCAACCTCGAGGGCGTCCACGCCCACGACCTCTCGAGCATCCTCAACGACAGCGCGGTGGCGGTCCGAGCCGGCGACCACTGCACCCAACCGCTCCACGACGTGCTCGGCGCAACCGCGTCGGCGCGGGCCTCCTTTTATATATACAACACGAGAGCGGAGGTCGACAGACTCGTCGAGGCGGTCGACGACGCCAGGCAGTTGTTCGCGTAA
- the sufU gene encoding Fe-S cluster assembly sulfur transfer protein SufU, with protein MGLGSDMYRQQILDHYKNPRNYGELEDPDIEHVGENPMCGDTIKMFVQLEDDGDTIERVRFVGDGCAISQASASMLSGELQGKSLDTVEEMDRDDVVEMLGVELSPMRIKCAVLAEKVAQDGIALHNGEEIDIEKTQTE; from the coding sequence ATGGGACTCGGATCCGATATGTACCGGCAGCAGATCCTCGATCACTACAAGAACCCCCGCAACTACGGGGAACTCGAGGATCCCGACATCGAACACGTCGGCGAGAACCCGATGTGTGGCGACACGATCAAGATGTTCGTACAGCTCGAGGACGACGGTGACACGATCGAACGCGTGCGCTTCGTCGGTGACGGATGTGCGATCAGCCAGGCTTCCGCGAGTATGCTCTCGGGGGAGTTGCAGGGAAAGTCACTTGACACCGTCGAAGAGATGGACAGAGACGACGTCGTCGAGATGCTCGGCGTCGAACTCAGCCCGATGCGGATCAAATGCGCCGTTCTCGCGGAGAAGGTGGCCCAAGACGGTATTGCACTCCACAACGGCGAGGAGATCGACATCGAAAAGACCCAGACCGAGTAG
- a CDS encoding ketopantoate reductase family protein, producing MDVLVFGAGSLGSLLGGLLAREHEVTLVGRDPHMRAIDEGGLHITGDAEATVRPTARLDAPESAELAVVCVKSFDTGAAATALADCALDACLSVQNGMGNEAVLADRLECPVLAGTCTYGAVRPEPGTVRCTGIGELTIGPPEGGTSALVERVGQVFEAASVATAVVDDMPARLVEKLAVNAGINATTALARLENGAVIGGDAGALAGAAAREAAAVARAEGIDLSDRAAERALESVAADTAANTSSMHQDLLAGRRTEVDAINGYVVGRADELGVDAPVNRTFARLLRAWEAGQGLR from the coding sequence ATGGACGTCCTCGTCTTCGGCGCCGGCAGCCTCGGTAGCCTCCTCGGCGGCCTCCTCGCCCGCGAGCACGAAGTGACTCTCGTCGGCCGGGACCCGCATATGCGCGCCATCGACGAGGGCGGTCTCCACATCACGGGTGACGCCGAGGCGACAGTCCGCCCGACGGCCCGCCTCGACGCCCCCGAATCGGCCGAGTTGGCCGTCGTCTGCGTGAAGTCCTTCGACACCGGGGCGGCCGCCACCGCGCTCGCCGACTGCGCGCTCGACGCCTGTCTGTCCGTTCAAAACGGGATGGGCAACGAGGCGGTTCTCGCCGACCGACTCGAGTGTCCCGTCCTCGCCGGCACCTGCACGTACGGCGCCGTCCGACCCGAGCCCGGAACGGTCCGCTGTACCGGGATCGGCGAGCTCACGATCGGGCCGCCGGAGGGCGGTACGAGCGCCCTCGTCGAGCGCGTCGGGCAGGTCTTCGAGGCGGCGTCGGTCGCCACGGCGGTCGTCGACGACATGCCGGCCCGACTCGTCGAGAAACTGGCCGTCAACGCCGGTATCAACGCGACGACCGCCCTCGCGCGCCTCGAAAACGGGGCCGTCATCGGGGGCGACGCCGGGGCGCTCGCAGGGGCCGCCGCACGGGAGGCGGCCGCGGTCGCCCGCGCCGAGGGGATCGACCTGTCCGATCGGGCGGCCGAGCGGGCGCTGGAGTCGGTCGCCGCCGACACGGCGGCGAACACCTCCTCGATGCACCAAGATCTCCTCGCCGGCCGTCGCACGGAGGTCGACGCGATCAACGGCTACGTCGTAGGCCGGGCCGACGAACTCGGCGTCGACGCACCCGTCAACCGGACGTTCGCCCGGCTTCTCCGCGCCTGGGAGGCCGGACAGGGCCTCCGGTAG